Proteins encoded in a region of the Zea mays cultivar B73 chromosome 2, Zm-B73-REFERENCE-NAM-5.0, whole genome shotgun sequence genome:
- the LOC103646253 gene encoding heavy metal-associated isoprenylated plant protein 19: MQPKSICIYRSLLWESFVWFRNIALLASPHRDSCSETLIKNRPSLASLVITIRFVSVSVGTMDEENDGSTQSITVEMKVYMHCDACERKVRRTISKVEGVGTVEVDREENKVTVTGDFEPEKVVRKIRKKTGKKAEILVREENEEDEGNGEETYVPYPLLYPDADIPDEFQTYRPERWNFHYFDDENSQACTVM, encoded by the exons ATGCAGCCCAAGTCCATCTGCATCTATCGCAGCCTTCTTTGGGAATCCTTCGTTTGGTTCAGAAATATAGCACTGCTGGCTTCTCCTCATCGTGATTCCTGCTCTGAAACCTTAATCAAGAACAG GCCATCTCTCGCATCACTTGTTATTACCATCAGGTTTGTTTCAGTATCAGTAGGGACCATGGATGAAGAAAACGATGGCTCTACACAG AGCATCACGGTAGAAATGAAAGTATACATGCATTGCGACGCTTGCGAAAGGAAAGTGCGCCGTACCATCAGCAAAGTCGAAG GCGTCGGGACGGTAGAGGTGGACAGGGAAGAGAACAAGGTCACAGTGACGGGAGATTTTGAGCCTGAGAAGGTGGTGAGGAAGATCAGGAAGAAGACCGGAAAGAAGGCGGAGATCTTGGTCCGCGAGGAAAACGAGGAGGACGAAGGCaacggagaagaaacttacgttcCTTATCCATTGCTGTACCCTGATGCAGATATTCCCGACGAGTTTCAGACCTATAGGCCGGAACGATGGAACTTCCATTACTTTGACGACGAAAACTCACAAGCGTGTACGGTAATGTAA